A window from Chlamydia gallinacea 08-1274/3 encodes these proteins:
- the argS gene encoding arginine--tRNA ligase codes for MSTLLSFLSSLCTTAIRSAFPQIKDISPDITQSTKDLFGHYQCNDAMKLSRTLHMAPRDIAQAIIRYIPQEAFSSIEIAGPGFINFTFSKEFLSHALHTFSQDLCQGFRVPYPQKIIIDFSSPNIAKDMHVGHLRSTIIGDCLARVFAFVGHEVIRLNHIGDWGTAFGMLITYLQEQGAENIHNLGDLTELYKQAHIRFSQDEDFKKRSQHNVVALQSGNPQALQLWKSICEISEQEFQKIYTILDITIEKRGESFYNAFLPEIIQDLEDKNLITISDHAKCVFHEGFPIPLMVQKSDGGYNYATTDLAAMRYRVQHDHADRIIIVTDLGQSLHFQLVEATALAAGYLPRKGIFSHVGFGLVLDSTGKKFKTRSGTNIKLKELLDTAINQAEATLKKHRPDMSEEEIKERAPILGINAIKYADLSSHRTSDYVFSFDKMLRFEGNTALFLLYAYVRIQGIKRRLGIFQLSLEAEANIQDPSEKALAIALLRFPEAIEATLTSLCPHMLTDYLYMLINKFNAFFRDCHIEGSPYQKERLYLCALVEKTLKTGMQLLGLQTLDKL; via the coding sequence ATGTCAACTCTTTTGTCTTTTTTATCTTCTTTGTGTACTACAGCAATACGTTCTGCCTTTCCTCAGATCAAGGATATTTCCCCTGATATCACGCAATCAACCAAAGATCTCTTCGGCCACTACCAATGTAATGATGCAATGAAACTTTCACGTACGTTACACATGGCTCCACGAGATATTGCACAAGCTATTATTCGATATATTCCTCAGGAAGCATTCTCTTCTATAGAAATTGCTGGTCCTGGGTTTATTAATTTTACTTTCTCTAAAGAATTCTTATCCCACGCCCTACATACATTTTCTCAAGATCTTTGCCAAGGATTCCGCGTTCCTTATCCTCAAAAGATCATTATTGACTTTTCTTCTCCTAATATTGCGAAAGACATGCATGTGGGGCACTTACGATCTACTATTATAGGGGATTGCCTAGCTCGTGTGTTTGCCTTCGTTGGTCATGAGGTGATTCGCCTGAATCATATTGGTGATTGGGGTACAGCTTTCGGCATGTTAATTACTTATCTTCAAGAACAGGGTGCTGAGAATATACATAACCTAGGAGATTTAACTGAATTATATAAACAGGCTCACATCCGTTTCTCTCAGGATGAGGATTTCAAAAAGCGTTCTCAACATAATGTTGTCGCCTTACAATCGGGAAATCCTCAAGCCTTACAGCTATGGAAATCCATCTGTGAAATCTCTGAACAAGAATTTCAGAAAATCTATACTATTTTAGACATCACTATCGAAAAACGTGGTGAATCCTTTTACAATGCTTTCCTTCCTGAAATTATACAAGATTTAGAAGATAAAAATTTAATCACCATCTCTGATCATGCTAAGTGTGTTTTCCATGAAGGATTTCCTATCCCTCTCATGGTACAAAAAAGTGATGGAGGATATAACTATGCTACTACAGATTTAGCTGCTATGCGCTATCGCGTACAACACGACCATGCAGATCGAATTATTATCGTTACTGACCTTGGCCAATCATTACATTTTCAATTAGTTGAAGCTACAGCATTAGCTGCAGGTTATCTTCCTCGTAAGGGAATATTTTCTCATGTAGGTTTTGGCCTTGTCTTGGATTCTACAGGGAAAAAATTTAAAACACGTTCTGGCACGAATATCAAACTCAAAGAACTACTCGATACAGCTATAAATCAAGCTGAAGCTACACTAAAAAAACACCGCCCTGATATGTCGGAAGAGGAAATTAAAGAACGTGCTCCTATTTTAGGAATTAATGCGATTAAATATGCGGATCTCTCTTCTCATCGTACAAGTGATTATGTCTTTTCTTTTGACAAAATGCTACGCTTTGAAGGAAATACGGCTCTATTTCTACTGTATGCTTATGTACGTATTCAAGGAATTAAACGTCGTTTAGGAATTTTTCAATTAAGCCTAGAAGCTGAAGCAAATATTCAAGATCCCTCTGAAAAAGCATTGGCTATAGCTTTACTACGCTTTCCTGAAGCTATTGAAGCTACCCTGACTAGTCTATGTCCGCATATGCTTACGGATTACTTGTACATGTTAATCAATAAATTCAATGCTTTCTTCCGCGATTGTCATATTGAAGGATCACCTTACCAAAAAGAGCGCTTATACCTCTGTGCTCTTGTTGAAAAAACTTTAAAAACAGGAATGCAGTTATTGGGGTTACAAACACTGGATAAACTATAA
- a CDS encoding lysophospholipid acyltransferase family protein, translated as MIFTICKFLTRIIFLLFYRLKVYGVKKNLIKGAAIVASNHNSYFDPIAIELSVRGCLYHLARSTLFSNPVVSWLQKQWGCYPIKRGKGNSEAFKAASYLFKKQKKLIIYPEGERSSTGQLLPGKVGVGLMAIKTRVPVIPVYIGGTYEIFNRHQKFPKLWKTITCIFGTPLTFNDLIDNDSINKKEAYQIATDRIMQKIAELKSWYENGCIGEVP; from the coding sequence ATGATTTTTACCATTTGTAAATTCCTAACCCGTATTATATTTCTTCTTTTCTATAGGTTAAAAGTTTACGGAGTAAAGAAGAACTTAATTAAAGGAGCAGCTATTGTTGCTTCTAATCACAATTCCTATTTTGATCCCATCGCGATAGAATTGTCAGTACGAGGATGTCTATATCATTTAGCGCGGTCCACTTTGTTTAGTAATCCTGTAGTTTCTTGGCTACAAAAACAATGGGGGTGTTATCCTATTAAACGAGGTAAAGGGAATTCCGAAGCCTTTAAAGCTGCGTCTTACTTATTTAAAAAACAAAAAAAGCTAATTATCTATCCTGAAGGTGAGCGGAGCTCCACAGGGCAACTACTTCCTGGGAAAGTTGGCGTAGGCCTAATGGCAATCAAGACTCGCGTACCGGTAATTCCTGTATATATTGGTGGTACGTATGAAATTTTCAATCGCCATCAGAAGTTTCCTAAACTATGGAAAACAATTACCTGTATTTTTGGAACCCCTTTAACTTTTAATGATTTAATTGATAATGACTCTATCAATAAAAAAGAGGCATATCAAATCGCTACAGATAGAATCATGCAAAAGATCGCTGAGTTAAAATCTTGGTATGAAAACGGTTGTATAGGTGAGGTCCCTTAG
- the cmk gene encoding (d)CMP kinase — translation MIITIDGPSGTGKSTIAQALAKELGFNYCNTGAMYRALAYTRLQDNWSNLSIKELLAHPPFSFSFVPGRPLEVFLNGLQLTTELGTQEVARMASQLSQNPEVRSFMQQLQKKYAKLGNCIFEGRDMGSKVFPNADIKIFLTARPEIRASRRLKDLSETSLSKEELLKELLQRDEADRQRQLDPLVIPEGAVILDSSELTISQVLKQILALISQKQL, via the coding sequence ATGATAATTACAATAGATGGTCCCTCGGGGACAGGAAAAAGTACTATAGCACAAGCTCTAGCTAAGGAGTTAGGTTTTAACTACTGCAACACTGGGGCTATGTACCGCGCACTAGCGTATACGCGATTACAAGACAATTGGTCGAATCTATCCATAAAAGAACTTCTCGCTCATCCTCCTTTTTCTTTTTCCTTTGTCCCCGGGCGGCCTTTGGAAGTTTTTTTAAATGGTCTGCAACTTACTACAGAATTAGGGACACAAGAAGTTGCTCGTATGGCATCACAACTTTCTCAGAATCCTGAAGTTCGTTCTTTTATGCAACAATTGCAAAAAAAATACGCTAAACTCGGCAATTGCATATTCGAAGGGCGCGACATGGGGTCGAAAGTTTTCCCTAATGCTGACATTAAAATCTTTTTAACAGCGAGGCCTGAAATCCGAGCATCGCGTAGGTTAAAAGATTTATCCGAAACTTCCTTATCAAAGGAAGAGCTGTTAAAAGAACTCCTCCAGCGTGATGAGGCAGATCGTCAACGTCAACTCGATCCCCTAGTCATTCCAGAAGGAGCTGTAATTTTAGATTCTTCAGAATTGACAATAAGCCAGGTTCTAAAGCAAATTTTAGCCTTAATTTCTCAAAAACAGTTATGA
- a CDS encoding phosphatidate cytidylyltransferase: protein MKLTKFKTPIYGDLFQRVVVHSLVLTFLVLLLYSSLFPITSLALGFTLALCGSIGTYEYGTMAKVKLGYTYRTYSACGSFIFLLMSFFAIRWHPTFPNLSLLSWVFLFSWLVIHTFQSRKRSPGPIETTGITLFAIMYVSIPLRLFLNILYGFIHTEEPFLGVWWASFLIAVTKGADIFGYFFGKALGQKKISPEISPNKTIVGFVAGCLGATLISILFFLQVPSRFNHYITMPGILIFLGIILGISSFFGDIIESIFKREARMKDSNRLQAVGGILDTLDSLLLSTPILYVLLAITQKTMFIG, encoded by the coding sequence ATGAAGCTGACTAAGTTTAAAACTCCTATCTATGGCGATCTTTTTCAACGAGTTGTTGTCCATTCCCTAGTGTTAACTTTTCTCGTACTTCTCTTATATAGTTCGTTATTTCCTATTACTTCCCTGGCTTTAGGATTCACTCTTGCTCTATGTGGCAGCATAGGAACATATGAATACGGAACTATGGCTAAAGTAAAACTAGGTTACACCTACCGCACGTATAGTGCTTGCGGCTCATTCATTTTTCTATTAATGAGCTTTTTTGCTATTCGCTGGCATCCGACTTTTCCTAATCTTTCTTTACTTTCTTGGGTTTTCCTTTTCTCCTGGCTAGTCATCCACACCTTTCAATCTAGGAAACGCTCACCCGGCCCGATAGAAACCACGGGAATTACTCTATTTGCTATTATGTATGTGAGCATCCCCCTACGTTTATTTTTAAATATTCTCTATGGATTTATTCATACTGAAGAACCTTTTTTAGGAGTTTGGTGGGCGAGTTTTCTGATTGCCGTAACAAAAGGTGCAGATATTTTCGGATACTTCTTTGGCAAGGCTTTGGGACAAAAGAAAATTTCTCCAGAAATTAGTCCAAATAAAACTATTGTCGGCTTTGTTGCCGGGTGTCTAGGAGCAACTTTAATTAGTATTCTATTCTTTTTACAAGTGCCTTCGCGTTTTAATCATTACATTACTATGCCCGGGATTCTTATTTTTCTGGGAATAATTTTAGGTATTAGTAGTTTTTTCGGTGATATTATAGAATCAATCTTCAAACGCGAAGCGCGGATGAAAGATAGCAACCGATTACAAGCAGTCGGGGGAATTTTGGATACGTTGGATTCTTTACTACTTTCGACTCCTATTCTATATGTTCTACTTGCTATTACTCAAAAAACTATGTTTATCGGATGA
- a CDS encoding isoprenyl transferase: MSLLLTQEDRTILSTKPLPRHIAIIMDGNRRWHQQRDTDLQIKENSAHYYGAKIVPNIVEFAFSLGIEVLTLFAFSTENFLRSEDEVQQLFSIFDSQLDEQLPYLLQNHVRLRYIGNSHALPQTIQQKLKKILKQTEKFSKNTLVLAFNYGGKDELVRAFKKLHQDLINKKISLTSISESTICSYLDTSGIPDPDLLIRTGGEMRVSNFLLWQIAYTELYVTDVLWPDFQPCHLVEAIKDYQQRPRRGGK, from the coding sequence ATGTCTCTACTTTTAACTCAGGAAGATCGAACAATTTTATCTACCAAGCCCTTACCTAGGCACATTGCGATTATTATGGATGGCAACCGACGTTGGCATCAACAACGGGATACAGATTTGCAAATTAAAGAAAATTCGGCCCACTATTATGGAGCAAAAATTGTACCGAATATCGTTGAGTTTGCATTTTCTTTAGGCATTGAAGTTCTCACACTATTTGCATTTTCTACAGAGAACTTTTTAAGATCAGAAGACGAAGTACAACAACTCTTTTCTATTTTTGATTCACAACTAGATGAACAGCTTCCATATCTTCTTCAAAATCATGTTCGTTTACGTTACATAGGGAATTCCCATGCTTTACCTCAAACAATACAGCAGAAACTTAAAAAAATTTTGAAACAAACTGAAAAATTTTCGAAAAACACGCTTGTTTTAGCTTTCAACTATGGAGGAAAAGACGAACTCGTCCGTGCATTTAAAAAGCTACATCAAGATTTGATAAACAAAAAAATATCTTTAACATCAATTTCAGAAAGCACAATTTGCTCTTATTTAGACACTTCAGGCATTCCCGATCCCGACTTATTAATCCGTACGGGTGGCGAAATGCGTGTCAGTAATTTCCTCTTATGGCAAATAGCATATACAGAGCTGTATGTAACTGACGTTCTATGGCCGGATTTTCAACCCTGCCATCTTGTAGAAGCTATTAAAGATTATCAACAACGACCACGACGAGGAGGCAAATAA